A single Drechmeria coniospora strain ARSEF 6962 chromosome 03, whole genome shotgun sequence DNA region contains:
- a CDS encoding mitochondrial iron uptake protein has translation MARQRILELSRVVTRGARSCGVRSSRLRLVQCASAALLPQPGRPTPRRAFSSSPLTAKGIMPDTDSPAKEAAARTKRSLGVAELADGEYHDLADTYLDAVLAKFELLQDSREDIDIEFAAGVMTITVADKGTYVINKQPPNKQIWLSSPISGPKRYDWCILGQGQAEKEGTGSGSWVYVRDGVSLSELILQELGVTIDKSADS, from the exons ATGGCTCGGCAGCGCATCCTCGAGCTTTCGCGCGTCGTCACTCGTGGCGCCCGAAGCTGCGGCGTTCGAAGCTCCCGCCTTCGCCTCGTTCAATgtgcctcggccgccctcctcCCACAACCAGGTCGCCCCACGCCCCGGCGAGCGTTCTCCTCGTCTCCCTTGACGGCCAAGGGCATCATGCCGGACACGGACAGCCCGGCAAAGGAAGctgcggcgaggacgaaacGATCGCTGGGCgttgccgagctggccgatggcgagTACCACGATCTCGCCGACACCTACCTGGACGCGGTGCTGGCCAAGTTTGAGCTCCTGCAGGATTCGCGGGAAGACATCGACATTGAATTCGCC GCTGGCGTCATGACCATTACCGTGGCCGACAAGGGAACCTACGTCATCAACAAGCAGCCGCCGAACAAGCAGATTTGGCTCTCGTCGCCCATCTCGGGCCCCAAGCGCTACGACTGGTGCATCCTCGGCCAAGGTcaggcggagaaggagggcaCCGGGTCCGGCAGTTGGGTCTACGTGAGAGATGGCGTCAGCTTGAGCGAGCTCATCCTCCAAGAACTCGGCGTCACGATTGACAAGTCGGCCGACAGCTAG
- a CDS encoding AP-3 complex subunit sigma, which yields MTQDPHFTLGSPPTSSHAGRASPPSFTMINAFLVFNGQGQPRLTKFYTQLETSIQQRLISEIFTLVSNRPEGSCNFLPLPPLLAASGTSHTSSNEENDVPSLVTYRHYATLFFIIISTSTESPLALIDLIQVYVESLDKLFENVCELDLIFNYETLHATLSEMIIGGVVIETKLDRIVSGVRAQGTVAKRPVNEGRGTGLGTGLGMGGNFAWAGR from the exons atgacGCAGGACCCCCACTTCACATTGGGCTCGCCTCCCACCTCCAGCCATGCCGGACGAGCTTCTCCTCCATCCTTCACCATGATCAACGCGTTTCTCGTGTTCAACGGTCAGGGCCAACCGCGCTTGACCAAGTTCTACACGCAGCTC GAAACGAGCATCCAGCAGCGACTGATATCGGAAATCTTCACCCTCGTCTCGAACCGACCCGAGGGCTCCTGCAACTTTCTGCCTCTTCCGCCGCtgctggcggcgtcgggaacGTCCCACACGTCCTCGAATGAGGAAAACGACGTGCCGTCGCTCGTCACCTACCGCCACTACGCGACCCTCTtcttcatcatcatctcgacgtcgacggaatcgcccctcgccctcatcgACCTGATACAAGTCTACGTCGAGTCCCTCGACAAGCTGTTCGAGAACGTTTGCGAACTCGACCTCATTTTCAACTATGAGACGCTCCACGCGACCTTGTCGGAGATGatcatcggcggcgtcgtcatcgagacCAAGCTCGACCGCATCGTCTCCGGCGTCAGGGCCCAAGGGACCGTGGCCAAGCGGCCCGTCAACGAGGGTCGCGGCACCGGTCTCGGCACCGGTCTCGGCATGGGCGGTAACTTTGCCTGGGCCGGACGATGA